GCGGGATGGAGGCCGCCGAGGTGTTGCCGGAGTCGACGACGTCCCGGGCGATCACCGCGTCGGGCGCGGCCCCCAGCTTGGCGGCGATGGCGTCGATGATCCGCAGGTTCGCCTGGTGCGCGACGAAGCCGCGCAGCTCGGACGGGTCCAGGCCGGCCTTCCGGCAGGTCTCCCGCGCCAGCGGGGCGATCTTCGTGGTGGCCCAGCGGAACACGGCCTGGCCCTGCTGGCTGATGGTCGGGTCCCAGCCGGTGATCACCACCGCGTCGCCCTTCTCCGGCGCCGACCCCCAGACCACCGGTCCGATGCCGGCCTGCTCGTCGGGCACCGCCTCCACCACGGCCGCGCCCGCCCCGTCGCCGAAGATCACGCAGGTGGAGCGGTCCGTCCAGTCGATGGTGTCGGACATCCGCTCGGCGCCGATCACCAGCGCCCGGGCGGCCGCGCCGGCGCGGATCGCGTGGTCGGCGGTGGCCAGGGCGTACGAGAAGCCGGAGCAGACCGTGTTGATGTCGTACGCGGCCGGGGCGGTGATGCCGAGCCGGGCGGCGACGGCGGCCGCGGTGTTGGGGCTGCGCTCGACGGCGGTGCAGGTGGCGACCACGACGAGGTCGATGTCCCCGGCGTGCAGGCCGCTGGCCGCGAGCGCCTTCTGGGCGGCCTCGGCGGCCATGTCGACCAGGGTCTCGTCGACCGCGATGTGCCGGGTGCGGATGCCCACCCGGGAGCGGATCCACTCGTCGTCGGTGTCGACCAGCTTCGCCAGGTCGTCGTTGGTGAGGACCTTGGGCGGCTGGTAGTGGCCGAGCGCCACGATGCGGGAGGCGGTCATACATCAACTCAACCGGGTTACCGGTGAGTCTCCCGGTGACGCCCCGGTACAGGATCCGGGGTCGTTAGCTGTAGAAGGGTGACAAAGCGCCGCAAATGAAGCGGCTCAGGTGGCCAGCGCGGCCGCGTCCCCCATGGCGATCATCGGGTGGGCCGCCGGGTCGAGCGTCCGGATGAGTTCGATCATGTCGGCCTCGGGCAGCGAGACGCAGGCGTGCGTGGGGCCGCCGTGGTCGACGTGCAGCCAGACGCCGCCGCCCTTGGCGGCGCCCTGCGGGTAGGTGGTGTCCAGCGGGGAGCGCCCGGCCACCCGGTTGTAGTTGATCGCCACCACGTAGTCGAAGGAGCCGGACAGCTGCTCGCCGTTGAACCCGGTGCCGCCGACCACGAAGTTCGGGTCCTTGTCGTACGGCAGCTTGCTGCCCGGGTCGGCCTTGCGACCGCCGGCGTCGGTGAGTGCGAAGACGCCGACCGGGCTGTGCAGGTCGCCCGACCTCTTGGTCGCCGTCCAGCCCTTGTAGCCGTTGTGCCCGGCCCAGGCCTGGCCGGCCCGCCAGCGACCCTCGGGGGTTCGGGTCCAGAGCGTGACGACGGTGTCGGCGGAGTCCTTGTCCTTGCCGGAGGCGACCACCAGCTGGGTCGTCTCGGCGGGGATCTTCGCCAGGAAGGACGGGCCCAGCCCGGGGATGGCCGCCACCGTGCCCGCGTCGCGGTCGGAGCGGTCGGCGGTCGGCGCCTCGGTACGGGCGTCGGCCGGCAGTGGCGCGAGGTCGGCCCGCTGGATGTCCGCCTCGGTGTGCTCCGGCGCACCGGCCGAGGTGAGGCCCGGGAGTTCGCCGTGGCCGGGGCCGACGGTGAACCAGCCCGCGGCGGCGGCCAGCAGCATCGCCGTACCACTCATCAGGGCTCGGCCGCGGCGGCGCTGCTTGGTCCGGCGCCGGTGTCCGCGGGACCTCGGCGCGGCCGTCTCCGCACTGCTGCGGGGGCCCGGCACGGGGGCCGAGCGGCGATGGGCGGAGGCGCGGTGGGAACCGGACATGGGGACGATCCTCCCAAAGTCCCGGGCCGGAACGAAACCCGGGGCGTGTGGTGAGCCTGTGAGCATACGCGTCCCGAGGGGTGCGGGAGCCGTTCCGGCGGCGGCCGGAGCCCGTTCCGGGGGCGTGCGCGGCGGACGGTGCGCGCGGTGCGCGACACGCGCCCCCGGGCCGCGCCGGGGGCGCGCCCCGGGCATGGCGAGGGCCCGCCGACGGTGCGTCGGCGGGCCCGGTGACCTTGCCGCAGGGGCGTCAGAGGCGCATCGCCTGGGGGTCTCGCGGCGCGTCAGGTCCGGCCCGTCGTACTCGCGGATGATCTCGTAGCGGGTGTTGCGCTCGACCGGGCGGAAGCCCGCGTCGCGGATCAGGTCGAGCAGGTCGTCGCGGCCGAGCTTGTTCGGGGTGCCGAAGTTGTCCGCGTCGTGGGTGATCTTGTACTCGACCACCGAGCCGTCCATGTCGTCCGCGCCGTGGCTGAGCGCGAGCTGGGCGGTGGTCACGCCGTGCATCACCCAGAAGACCTTGACGTGCGGCACGTTGTCGAACAGCAGCCGGGAGACGGCGAAGGTCTTCAGCGCCTCGGCGCCGGTCGCCATCTCGGTGCGCTCCATCAGGCGGTTGCGGACGATGCCGTCCTTGGAGTCGTGGAAGTCGTGCTGGTAGCGCAGCGGGATGAAGACCTGGAAGCCGCCGGTCTCGTCCTGCAGCTCCCGCAGTCGCAGCACGTGGTCGACCCGGTGCCGGGGCTCCTCGATGTGCCCGTACAGCATGGTGCACGGGGTCTTGAGGCCCTTCTCGTGCGCCAGTCGGTGGATCCGCGACCAGTCCTCCCAGTGGGTCTCGTGGTCGACGATGTGCTGGCGGACCTCCCAGTCGAAGATCTCCGCGCCGCCGCCGGTGAGCGACTCCAGGCCGGCGTCGATCAGCTCGTCCAGGATCTCGGAGGCGGACAGGCCGCTGATCTTCTCGAACCAGTGGATCTCGGTGGCGGTGAAGGCCTTCAGCGAGACGTTCGGCAGGGCCTGCTTCAGCTCCCGCAGCGAACGCGGGTAGTAGCGCCACGGCAGGGTCGGGTGGAGGCCGTTGACGATGTGCAGCTCGGTGAGGGAGTCGACCTCCATCGCCTTGGCGAGGCGGACGGCCTCCTCGATGCGCATGGTGTAGGCGTCCTTCTCCCCGGCTTGCGCTGGAAGGAGCAGTACGCGCAGGAGGCGGCGCAGACGTTGGTCATGTTGAGGTGGCGGTTGACGTTGAAGTGGACGACGTCGCCGTTCTTCTGCGTCCGCACGTGGTGCGCCAGGCCGCCCAGCCAGGCCAGGTCGTCGCTCTCGTAGAGGGCGATACCGTCCTCGCGGGTCAACCGCTCGCCCGAGTGGACCTTCGCCTCCAGCTCGCGCTTGAGCCCTGCGTCCATGCGGTGAACCGCCTCTCGTACCTGCCGAAACAATGCCGGAACCGAGCCTACGCCTCACGACGGCGGGGCTGCCCGCAGGGGCGCGGCCGAGCGCGCCCCTGCCGCCGGATCAGCGCGCCAGCAGTTCGGCCAGCAGGGCGGGCTCGATGTTGCCGCCGCTCACCACGGCCGCCGCGACACGGCCGCCGACCTCGTCGGCGCGGTGGAACCAGCCGGCCGCCGCGACCGCGCCGGACGGTTCGGCGACCAGGCGGCCGCGCCGGGCGAGCAGCGCCACGGTGTCGCGGATCTCGTCCTCGGAGACGGTGACGATGTCGTCCACATAGGCCGTCAGGTGCCGGAACGGCAGCACCCCGACGGTCGGGGTGCGCAGCCCGTCCGCGATCGTCCGGTAGGTGTCCTCGACCGGCCAGGACAGGTGCTCGCCGGCCCGCAGGCTGGCCTGGGCGTCGGCGGCGAGCTCCGGTTCGACGCCGACGACCCGGACGCCCGGGCAGGTCAGCTTGAGGGCCGCGGCCGTGCCGGAGATCAGTCCGCCGCCGCTGACCGGCACGAGCACGGTGTCCAGCTCGTCCGGGGCGTCCTCGCCGATCTCCAGGCCGACGGTGCCCTGCCCGGCGATGATGTACGGGTCGTCGTACGGGGGCACCCAGACGTAGCCGTGCCGCTCGACCAGTTCGGCGGGCAGGGTGTCGCGCTCGCCTGGGGCGACCAGGATCACCTCGGCGCCGAAGGCCCTCGTGTTGTCGACCTTGACCCCGGGCGAGGTGTCCGGCATGACGATGACGGCCTTGATGCCGAGCAGGCCGGCCGCGTAGGCGACCGCCTGCGCGTGGTTGCCGCTGGACTGCGCGACGACGCCGCGGGCGCACTCCTCGGCGGTCATCGCCGCCAGCCGGTTGTAGGCGCCGCGCAGTTTGAAGGCGCCGGTCGGCTGGAGGCTCTCCGGCTTCAGCCAGAGCCGCCGGTCCCCGGTCGCCGCCCAGGGGCAGGGCAGCAGCGGGGTGCGCACGGCCACCCCGGCGATCCGCCGCTGGGCGGCGCGCAGCTCCTCCAGGCCGATCAGCGCCATGTCGTCCGTCCCTCCCCTGCCCGGTCCTCCGCGGACCTCGGTCATTCGCCGGTCGTCAGCGGGAGTTCGCTGACCCGGTTCTCCCACTTGGTCGAGAGCACCACGGTCGTCCGGGTGCGGGCCACGCCCTTCGTCCCGGAGAGCCGCTTGACGACCGATTCCAGGCCCTCCACGTCGGGGACGCGGACCTTGAGCATGTACGAGTCGTCGCCGGCGATGAACCAGCAGTCCTCGACCTCGGGGAGGTCCTTCAGCCGGTGCGCGACGTCCTCGTGGTCTGCTGCGTCGGTCAGTTGAAGACCGATCAGGGCGGTGACGCCGAAGCCCAGCGACGCCGGGTTGACCGTCGCGCGGTAGCCGGTGATGACGCCGGCCTGCTCCAGTCGGTTGATGCGGTCCGTGACGCTTGGCCCCGACAGGCCGACGAGTCGGCCCAGCTCGGCGTACGAGGCACGGCCGTTCTCCCGGAGCGCCTGGATGAGCTGTCTGTCCACCGTGTCCATATGCCTGCCAGCGTCCTTCCGAACCTCACCCGACCCAGAGATCATTATCCGGATTCGAAGGCGGCGTGCGCGGATCAACCCGGATATCGCAAAGAACATACTCTCCCGGTCCGCGCCGTCTCACTCTGCCCGGCCCGCCGCTCCCAGTTCGCCCTCCCAGCGCCGGTACAGGGTGTGCGGCACCCCGACCGCGTCCAGCACCCGGCCGGCCACGAAGTCCACCAGTTCACGGGCGGTCGAGCCGCCCGCGTAGAAGCCCGGCGAGGCGGGCAGTACGACGGCGCCCTGCGCGTCGAGCTCGACCAGGTGCTTGAGCGTCACCCCATTGAGCGGCGTCTCGCGCAGGCACACGACCAGCGGACGGCGCTCCTTGAGGGTGACGCTCGCGGCGCGCTGGAGCAGGTCCTTGCTCAGGCCCAGCGCGATGCCGGCGACGGCGCCGGTGGTCGCGGGGACGACGAGCATGCCCTTGGCCGGGTAGGAGCCGGACGACGGGCCGGCCGCGAAGTCCCCGGCCGGCCAGTACCGGACGTCACCGGGCGCGGCGCCGAGCCAGGCCGTCAGGTCGTCGTGCCAGTGCGCGTCGCGGAACGCGATGCCCGTCTCGTCGAGGATGGTCAGCCGGGCGGCCCGGCTGACCACCAGGTCGACCGCCTCGCCCGCCGCGAACAGCGCGCGGAGCACCGATGCCGCGTACGGCGTCCCGGACGCCCCG
The Kitasatospora paranensis genome window above contains:
- a CDS encoding beta-ketoacyl-ACP synthase III; translated protein: MTASRIVALGHYQPPKVLTNDDLAKLVDTDDEWIRSRVGIRTRHIAVDETLVDMAAEAAQKALAASGLHAGDIDLVVVATCTAVERSPNTAAAVAARLGITAPAAYDINTVCSGFSYALATADHAIRAGAAARALVIGAERMSDTIDWTDRSTCVIFGDGAGAAVVEAVPDEQAGIGPVVWGSAPEKGDAVVITGWDPTISQQGQAVFRWATTKIAPLARETCRKAGLDPSELRGFVAHQANLRIIDAIAAKLGAAPDAVIARDVVDSGNTSAASIPLALSKLVERGELRSGDPVLLFGFGGGLAYAGQVVRCP
- a CDS encoding UbiX family flavin prenyltransferase; the protein is MSDQQVRRPWVVGVSGASGTPYAASVLRALFAAGEAVDLVVSRAARLTILDETGIAFRDAHWHDDLTAWLGAAPGDVRYWPAGDFAAGPSSGSYPAKGMLVVPATTGAVAGIALGLSKDLLQRAASVTLKERRPLVVCLRETPLNGVTLKHLVELDAQGAVVLPASPGFYAGGSTARELVDFVAGRVLDAVGVPHTLYRRWEGELGAAGRAE
- a CDS encoding threonine/serine dehydratase yields the protein MALIGLEELRAAQRRIAGVAVRTPLLPCPWAATGDRRLWLKPESLQPTGAFKLRGAYNRLAAMTAEECARGVVAQSSGNHAQAVAYAAGLLGIKAVIVMPDTSPGVKVDNTRAFGAEVILVAPGERDTLPAELVERHGYVWVPPYDDPYIIAGQGTVGLEIGEDAPDELDTVLVPVSGGGLISGTAAALKLTCPGVRVVGVEPELAADAQASLRAGEHLSWPVEDTYRTIADGLRTPTVGVLPFRHLTAYVDDIVTVSEDEIRDTVALLARRGRLVAEPSGAVAAAGWFHRADEVGGRVAAAVVSGGNIEPALLAELLAR
- a CDS encoding Lrp/AsnC family transcriptional regulator, which codes for MDTVDRQLIQALRENGRASYAELGRLVGLSGPSVTDRINRLEQAGVITGYRATVNPASLGFGVTALIGLQLTDAADHEDVAHRLKDLPEVEDCWFIAGDDSYMLKVRVPDVEGLESVVKRLSGTKGVARTRTTVVLSTKWENRVSELPLTTGE